From the genome of Streptomyces sp. V2I9:
CCCCGCTGTTCGAAGCGGAACGCATCCGGTCCGAGCCCCGGCGGCCCAACTGGACCGCGGCCATGGTCGCGGCCATCGTCGCCGTCATCGGGTTCGTCGGCTTCACCCTCTTCAACGGCGGCGCGGACGAACCCACCGACACCGCACAGATCGCGGAGGGCTCCAAGCCCGACAAGACGGCGGCCAAGCCCACCGCGACCAAGCCCGCCGACCCCAAGCCCGTGCCCTCCGAGAGCGCCATCGCCGCCGCCCCCCGTGACAAGGTGACGGTCAAGCTCAGCGCCGACCGCGGCAAGAGCTGGATCTCGGCCAAGGACCACAACGGACGGCTGCTCTTCGACGGGCTGCTGCTCCAGGGCGAGTCCAAGACCTTCCAGGACAACGAGCGCATCGACCTCGTCCTCGGCGA
Proteins encoded in this window:
- a CDS encoding helix-turn-helix domain-containing protein: MSIGNSPEDDRPSIGRALQQARIAAGLTVEEVSSSTRVRMPIVHAIEQDDFSRCGGDVYARGHIRTLARAVGLDPEPLVEEYDADHGGRPAPTPAAPLFEAERIRSEPRRPNWTAAMVAAIVAVIGFVGFTLFNGGADEPTDTAQIAEGSKPDKTAAKPTATKPADPKPVPSESAIAAAPRDKVTVKLSADRGKSWISAKDHNGRLLFDGLLLQGESKTFQDNERIDLVLGDAGAIDLFVNGKQVQDRFGPGQVERLSYTKGDPEAG